A region from the Arachis ipaensis cultivar K30076 chromosome B01, Araip1.1, whole genome shotgun sequence genome encodes:
- the LOC107641726 gene encoding transcription factor IBH1-like 1, which produces MRNQRSVKQEFLRKWITGLRRYSCDEKKNMSFLERKKAIKLSADIAMASTRDKTTRWSQALIANASSSGDTLTGSSKNNSSRSRKKMLMMRRRRPKVKSAKKEMSASCIAKRLAEKRTRKLKNLLPGGESIDEGCLVEETLDYIESLRAQIEVMRYLVTASQLIINPYP; this is translated from the coding sequence ATGCGTAATCAAAGGTCGGTGAAGCAGGAATTCCTGCGGAAATGGATAACAGGTCTTAGAAGATACAGCTGTGATGAGAAGAAGAACATGAGCTTCTTGGAGAGAAAGAAAGCCATAAAGCTCTCTGCAGATATAGCCATGGCTTCCACCAGGGACAAAACCACACGCTGGAGCCAGGCTCTGATTGCCAACGCTTCCAGTTCCGGAGACACGTTAACAGGATCCTCAAAGAACAATAGCAGCAGAAGCAGAAAGAAGATGTTGATGATGAGAAGGAGAAGGCCGAAGGTGAAGAGCGCGAAGAAGGAGATGTCAGCGAGTTGCATCGCCAAGAGGTTGGcggagaagagaacaagaaagctGAAGAATCTGTTGCCAGGTGGAGAATCGATTGATGAGGGGTGTTTGGTTGAAGAAACCCTAGATTACATAGAATCACTCAGAGCTCAAATTGAAGTTATGAGATACCTTGTCACTGCATCACAACTCATCATAAATCCATATCCTTGA